From a single Vitis vinifera cultivar Pinot Noir 40024 chromosome 18, ASM3070453v1 genomic region:
- the LOC100260520 gene encoding protein SET DOMAIN GROUP 41, translated as MEMRMREDTEMGLDLTHPLPPLASSLHDSHLRSHCSACFSPLPPTVLVNTNPSSSFLCYCSPPCSASDSPLHFSSAEHHLFLLLRHSHPSTAHSSDLRAALRLLHILHLPPLHTQPLHRICGLLTNLHHLISPSHNSESDETLTRIRDGGKAMAVARCMRDGTEFSGDSKLEEALLCLVLTNAVEVQVNGGSALGIAVYDWCFSWINHSCSPNACYRFLLRSPETPQFSGESRLQIIPGGNDEIEIQNAVRSKSESIEGCNIHGPRIIVRSIKAIKKGEEVWVAYIDLLQPKEIRHAELWVKYWFSCCCNRCNASPPTYVDLVLQETLAHSLNYIDDNMCREEEIRKLTDYVDDAIADYLSVGNPEACCEKLENVIAQGLPDEQLEPIEGKSQANFKLHPLHHLSLAAYTTLASAYRVRASQLLDLHSEMDGDELEALSLIKTSAAYSLLLAGATHRIFLSDSSLIASIANFWMNAGESLLSLARSSLLNSFVKGRLPVLNLSSLQSHKCNECSLADEFEANFFGSQAHNGGLENISKQFLNCVSSITPKVWSFLIQGHHLCKKFKDPIDSNWLQKMETSKIWGFQAHSGCTAMDSSSWDEESTGGYEAQRDTNQERKNLFKLGIHCLLYGGFLSSICYGPSSYLTRYIRNLVDGEESLTGNSSHEMD; from the exons ATGGAGATGAGAATGAGAGAGGACACAGAAATGGGGTTAGACCTGACCCATCCACTCCCACCCCTAGCCTCCTCTCTCCACGACTCTCACCTTCGCTCTCACTGCTCCGCCTGTTTCTCACCTCTACCGCCCACTGTTCTCGTCAATACCAACCCTAGTTCCTCCTTTCTCTGCTACTGCTCTCCACCATGCTCCGCCTCCGACTCCCCCCTCCACTTCTCCAGCGCCGAGCACCacctcttcctcctcctccgcCATTCCCACCCCTCCACCGCTCACTCCTCCGACCTCCGTGCTGCCCTCCGCCTCCTCCACATCCTCCACCTCCCTCCCCTCCATACCCAACCGCTCCATCGAATCTGCGGCCTACTCACCAACCTCCACCACCTCATCTCACCCTCCCACAACTCGGAAAGTGATGAGACTCTGACGAGAATCCGAGACGGCGGCAAGGCCATGGCCGTTGCCCGATGTATGCGAGATGGTACGGAATTCTCCGGGGACTCCAAACTGGAGGAGGCCCTGCTCTGCCTGGTCCTCACCAATGCAGTTGAAGTGCAGGTTAATGGAGGGTCCGCCCTAGGGATAGCCGTCTACGATTGGTGCTTCTCTTGGATCAATCACAGCTGTTCTCCCAATGCTTGTTACCGTTTCTTGCTCCGTTCACCTGAGACGCCCCAGTTTTCTGGCGAGTCGAGGCTCCAGATTATCCCTGGAGGCAATGATGAAAttgaa ATACAGAATGCTGTTCGTAGCAAAAGTGAATCAATAGAAG GATGCAACATACACGGGCCAAGAATCATCGTTCGGAGCATCAAGGCAATTAAAAAGGGTGAGGAGGTGTGGGTTGCATACATAGACCTGTTGCAGCCTAAG GAAATTAGACATGCAGAGTTATGGGTGAAGTATTGGTTTTCCTGTTGCTGTAACCGTTGTAATGCATCGCCCCCTACTTATGTGGATCTTGTTTTGCAA GAAACTTTGGCTCATAGTCTCAATTACATAGATGATAACATGTGTAGAGAGGAGGAAATCAGAAAGTTGACTGATTATGTAGATGATGCTATAGCTGACTATTTGTCAGTTGGCAACCCTGAAGCTTGCTGTGAGAAGCTTGAGAATGTTATTGCTCAAGGTCTTCCAGATGAGCAGTTAGAACCAAttgagggaaaatcacaagcaAATTTCAAGTTGCACCCCCTGCACCATCTCTCTTTGGCCGCCTACACAACACTGGCTTCTGCATACAGAGTCCGTGCTAGTCAATTACTGGATCTGCATTCTGAAATGGACGGAGATGAGCTGGAAGCCTTGAGCTTGATCAAGACCAGTGCAGCATACTCCTTGTTGCTTGCAGGTGCAACCCACCGTATTTTCCTCTCTGACTCTTCTTTGATCGCATCAATTGCAAACTTCTGGATGAATGCTGGGGAGTCCCTTTTAAGTCTTGCTAGAAGCTCACTATTGAATTCCTTTGTGAAAGGGAGGTTGCCTGTTCTAAATCTTTCGTCTCTTCAGAGTCATAAATGCAATGAGTGCTCACTAGCAGATGAATTCGAGGCCAATTTTTTTGGGAGTCAAGCTCATAATGGAGGATTGGAGAACATATCTAAGCAGTTCCTTAACTGTGTCTCAAGTATTACACCAAAAGTTTGGAGTTTTCTGATCCAGGGACACCATCtttgtaaaaaatttaaagatccCATTGATTCCAACTGGCTGCAAAAGATGGAAACTTCCAAGATCTGGGGTTTTCAGGCTCATTCAGGCTGCACTGCCATGGATTCTTCGAGTTGGGATGAAGAAAGTACTGGTGGGTATGAAGCACAGAGAGACACCAACCAAGAGAGGAAAAATCTGTTTAAGCTTGGCATCCATTGCTTACTGTATGGAGGGTTTTTATCAAGCATTTGCTATGGTCCAAGTTCTTACTTGACTCGCTACATCCGAAATCTTGTAGATGGTGAAGAGAGCCTCACTGGTAATTCGTCTCATGAAATGGATTGA